A portion of the Fulvia fulva chromosome 1, complete sequence genome contains these proteins:
- a CDS encoding heat shock protein, protein MHYPSRCFVALAAVHKFYCSSLFLLLNITNKTQTYQATPQHPNKQTTTANMSDALRQSNTDKAASALKPDSQKSALEQVQDSAKSTADSVAGTLQPEGEKSIGQKASDTVTGSGGDAQKQGEGVLQQAQDGAANLANQASETISAGVKQAQDALGLNQGGNAGTSGPK, encoded by the exons ATGCACTACCCCTCCCGCTGTTTTGTTGCTCTTGCTGCAGTACATAAGTTTTATTGTTCAAGTCTCTTTCTTCTGCTGAACATCACCAACAAGACTCAGACTTACCAAGCTACTCCCCAACACCCGAACAAACAAACAACCACCGCAAACATGTCCGACGCACT CCGCCAATCCAACACCGACAAGGCCGCCTCGGCCCTCAAGCCAGACAGCCAGAAGTCCGCCCTCGAGCAGGTCCAGGACAGCGCCAAGAGCACCGCCGACTCCGTTGCCGGTACTCTCCAGCCAG AGGGCGAGAAGTCCATTGGCCAGAAGGCTTCCGACACCGTCACTGGATCCGGTGGTGATGCACAGAAGCAAGGCGAGGGTGTCCTCCAGCAGGCCCAGGACGGTGCCGCAAACCTTGCTAACCAGGCTAGCGAGACCATCAGCGCTGGCGTGAAGCAGGCTCAGGATGCTCTCGGTCTCAACCAGGGCGGCAACGCCGGCACCTCTGGCC CCAAGTAA
- a CDS encoding Putative DNA glycosylase — protein sequence MARTTRAAAARASTTATETQQLSSPPATPLAGQGKKVAKGAANVKVTKKQEAPVTPASGKKRSRRAVKQEDFDVNELPHNLGPALPTPGAEDAPPPKRAKRSRKDEENTDGAEVKLEDVENVEETKPTPKKTPKKANYGVILGQTPFPDYLRPTPEECFEVTRLLEKTHGSVTVPEAIPAPSLDVAGCGEVPSVLDALIRTRLSANTTNNNSSTAFRGLVARFGTIKEGIGKGSVDWDAVRRAPQNEVFKAIERGGLAQVKSKDIQAIIQIAYEENQERKAALMNPSDDPAGAENEPEKEKQDEVAKAKRNIISLDHLHLLSTKDAFNKMISLPGIGPKTASCVSLFCLKRPSFAVDTHVFRLCQYLGWVPKSTKKGEPKVDRHTTFSHCDVRIPDELKYPLHQLLIAHGKVCPRCRAATGMSSANWEEGCPIEHLVKRHGPRKGGVSVAARKKAKEAALVSEEGDAADEGGAGNASELSDAPEGGDAAEGED from the coding sequence ATGGCGCGAACAACACGCGCGGCAGCAGCCAGAGCGAGCACGACAGCGACCGAGACACAGCAGCTATCAAGCCCGCCTGCAACACCACTTGCTGGACAGGGTAAAAAAGTCGCCAAAGGTGCAGCCAACGTGAAAGTGACCAAGAAGCAAGAGGCACCAGTGACACCTGCAAGTGGCAAGAAGCGCTCAAGAAGGGCTGTTAAGCAAGAGGACTTCGACGTAAACGAACTCCCCCACAATCTAGGACCAGCTCTACCTACACCAGGCGCGGAAGATGCGCCACCTCCGAAGCGGGCGAAGCGTAGCAGGAAAGATGAGGAAAATACAGACGGTGCCGAGGTCAAGCTCGAGGACGTCGAAAATGTCGAAGAAACAAAGCCTACGCCCAAGAAGACTCCAAAGAAGGCAAACTACGGAGTCATACTCGGCCAGACGCCTTTCCCGGACTACCTGAGACCGACTCCTGAGGAATGCTTCGAAGTCACTCGTCTACTGGAGAAGACGCATGGTTCAGTCACAGTCCCAGAAGCTATACCGGCTCCCTCGCTGGATGTGGCAGGCTGTGGAGAAGTGCCCTCGGTGCTCGATGCTCTGATTCGAACAAGACTCAGCGCCAACACCACAAACAATAACTCAAGCACAGCGTTCAGAGGCCTCGTAGCACGGTTCGGCACTATCAAGGAGGGCATCGGCAAGGGCAGTGTAGACTGGGACGCTGTAAGGAGGGCGCCTCAGAACGAAGTCTTCAAAGCCATCGAACGCGGTGGTCTTGCCCAGGTCAAGTCGAAGGACATCCAGGCGATTATACAGATTGCTTACGAGGAAAATCAAGAGAGGAAGGCGGCTTTGATGAATCCATCGGACGATCCAGCCGGCGCTGAGAACGAACCGGAGAAGGAGAAGCAAGATGAAGTCGCCAAAGCAAAGCGGAACATTATTTCGTTGGACCATTTGCACCTGCTGAGCACAAAAGATGCATTCAACAAGATGATCAGTCTGCCGGGTATTGGTCCCAAGACAGCTTCTTGTGTCTCTCTATTCTGTCTGAAGAGACCATCCTTCGCTGTTGATACGCACGTCTTTCGCCTTTGTCAATATCTTGGCTGGGTACCAAAGTCGACCAAGAAAGGCGAGCCGAAAGTAGACAGGCACACCACATTCTCCCACTGCGACGTGCGGATTCCAGACGAGCTGAAATATCCCCTGCATCAGCTGCTCATCGCGCACGGAAAGGTATGCCCAAGATGCCGAGCAGCAACGGGTATGTCCAGTGCAAACTGGGAAGAGGGTTGCCCGATCGAGCATTTGGTTAAGCGCCACGGCCCCAGAAAGGGCGGCGTCTCAGTTGCGGCTCGTAAGAAGGCCAAAGAAGCTGCACTGGTCTCCGAGGAAGGCGATGCGGCAGACGAAGGCGGAGCAGGAAACGCGAGCGAGTTGAGTGATGCTCCAGAGGGCGGCGATGCAGCTGAAGGTGAGGATTAG
- a CDS encoding Plasma membrane proteolipid 3 yields MASSTSNVCLYFLAIFLPPVAVVLKAGCGADFLINICLSILGWIPGVIHAWYIISKRERVAVA; encoded by the coding sequence ATGGCTTCTTCAACAAGCAACGTCTGCCTCTACTTCCTCGCGATCTTCCTCCCACCCGTCGCAGTCGTTCTCAAAGCTGGATGCGGTGCCGATTTTCTGATCAATATCTGCCTGAGTATTCTAGGATGGATTCCGGGAGTGATTCATGCTTGGTACATCATCAGCAAGAGGGAACGAGTGGCAGTGGCGTAA
- a CDS encoding MFS-type transporter M2 — translation MSRDGAKGRPNARLKTSELVPTERTTLLPSTPPAAASEVANADDNDARTAPRFVAKAGSLSSSGSINSMAEDDEHTKANQSIGFGRAVCSTIALGTLVFLIATNMSMLTTIQSAIASELDAFDSTPWFTSSFLICTSALGPLNGKLSAVFTPRLCIVASSIIIAIGEVITAFATSLESFLVGRSVAGVGASGVFTISIIIVLELTGSKRKGLAIGLLNSGYTFGVAVGATGAGFFLPIIGWRALFWIQAPIALLAGLMLFFALPFDFTSGKKDTSDHSTWKRVRRIDYLGAITLTTSLVLMLYALSSPKSIPILPLILSVVVATAFVLVEAYLAYDPIIPVALLRHRGLLFTCLGTVGYMMSRWCVLFYAPTYAIAVRQWPPSVGGAMLIPTNAGFATGGLLAGWLHIRRKGSFWTPTVVSYAIFPVTLLVLGMLSHRNGSPVGFIIVLFINGCSAGAALNYSLAHVLHLTPKEGHYIATALNATFRGFAGSFGSAVGGGLFTRTLAASLASQFAERGMKRDDLVRRLLGSPALVDQLHGIEREVAVKGYEDGLQTLWYGAALLAFAMVFVQAGTGWKGHEEKCKEAIIAEKESRALLEEREHRDREDPEEAV, via the coding sequence ATGTCGAGAGACGGTGCGAAGGGCAGACCCAATGCTCGGCTGAAGACCTCAGAATTGGTTCCCACTGAACGAACAACCCTTCTCCCGTCAACACCTCCCGCCGCCGCGAGCGAAGTTGCTAACGCTGACGACAACGATGCAAGGACTGCTCCGAGGTTCGTTGCTAAGGCGGGATCGCTGTCGAGCAGCGGAAGCATCAACTCGATGGCCGAAGATGATGAGCATACCAAAGCCAACCAGAGCATCGGCTTCGGACGAGCAGTCTGCTCTACGATTGCGCTCGGGACCTTAGTGTTTCTGATAGCAACGAACATGTCCATGCTTACAACAATACAAAGCGCTATTGCTTCGGAACTAGACGCCTTCGACTCTACGCCCTGGTTCACTTCTTCGTTTCTGATATGCACGAGCGCATTGGGGCCTTTGAATGGAAAGCTCAGCGCCGTGTTCACGCCCAGGCTCTGCATTGTCGCATCATCTATCATCATTGCCATTGGAGAAGTGATTACCGCATTCGCGACCTCACTGGAGAGTTTCCTGGTCGGGCGTTCCGTTGCTGGAGTTGGGGCCAGCGGTGTCTTTACCATCTCGATAATCATAGTGCTGGAGTTGACTGGCAGCAAGCGCAAGGGACTCGCGATTGGGCTACTGAACTCGGGCTACACTTTCGGCGTCGCAGTTGGAGCAACTGGGGCTGGGTTCTTCCTACCAATTATCGGGTGGCGTGCTCTGTTCTGGATTCAGGCCCCTATCGCTCTACTTGCTGGTCTCATGCTGTTCTTTGCGCTACCATTCGACTTTACCTCGGGCAAGAAGGACACGTCAGATCACAGCACATGGAAAAGAGTGCGTCGCATCGATTATCTCGGAGCTATCACACTCACGACTTCGCTGGTACTCATGCTCTACGCACTCAGCTCGCCGAAAAGCATTCCGATTCTCCCACTGATCCTGTCTGTAGTCGTAGCTACTGCGTTCGTCTTGGTCGAGGCATATCTGGCATATGACCCTATCATACCCGTGGCGCTTCTCAGACATCGTGGACTTCTGTTCACCTGTCTCGGCACGGTCGGCTACATGATGAGCCGCTGGTGTGTGCTCTTCTATGCGCCAACATATGCCATTGCAGTGCGGCAATGGCCACCTTCGGTCGGCGGAGCGATGCTGATCCCAACGAATGCAGGCTTTGCAACAGGCGGCCTGCTCGCGGGCTGGCTACACATCAGGCGTAAAGGCTCATTCTGGACTCCGACCGTAGTGTCCTACGCCATTTTCCCGGTGACTCTGCTCGTTCTAGGGATGCTTTCACACCGTAACGGTTCCCCGGTGGGCTTTATCATTGTCTTGTTCATTAACGGCTGCTCGGCAGGTGCCGCACTTAATTATAGTCTTGCTCATGTCTTGCACCTAACGCCGAAAGAGGGGCACTACATTGCCACAGCGCTGAATGCGACGTTCCGCGGGTTCGCTGGCTCATTCGGAAGTGCCGTGGGCGGAGGCCTCTTTACGAGAACGTTGGCAGCCTCGCTCGCTTCTCAATTCGCCGAGCGAGGCATGAAGAGAGACGACCTCGTGCGAAGACTCCTTGGGTCGCCTGCCCTGGTGGACCAACTGCACGGAATAGAACGAGAAGTAGCCGTCAAAGGTTACGAGGATGGGTTGCAGACGTTATGGTATGGAGCAGCGTTGCTAGCTTTTGCTATGGTCTTTGTGCAGGCAGGCACAGGATGGAAAGGACACGAAGAGAAGTGCAAGGAGGCTATCATAGCAGAGAAAGAAAGTCGAGCTTTGCTGGAAGAAAGAGAGCATAGAGATAGAGAAGACCCAGAAGAGGCCGTGTAA
- a CDS encoding Endolysin, translating to MSQIEGDELLVDDVREFEVCLGNAVSSVSLNANQYGALVSWSFNVGCGNMRSSTLVRRLNGGESPNTVAAEELPKWNQAGGQTVRSRRLERTG from the exons ATGTCTCAAATCGAGGGAGATGAGTTGCTTGTGGACGATGTCAGG GAATTCGAAGTCTGCCTGGGCAATGCCGTATCGTCCGTCAGCCTGAATGCTAACCAATACGGAGCATTGGTCTCGTGGTCTTTCAACGTCGGTTGCGGCAACATGAGATCGTCCACACTGGTCAGGAGACTTAATGGGGGTGAGAGCCCGAACACTGTGGCAGCTGAAGAACTTCCCAAGTGGAACCAGGCAGGAGGCCAGACCGTACGAAGTCGGCGACTTGAACGAACGGGGTAG
- a CDS encoding Fumarate hydratase, mitochondrial: MLRTATARLPGAEVRALSFSPATGSSLQAPARSFTTAPSTSIIRIPARPRQSTPPSTASASASARTFTSTAKMGRKESDAFGEVEVDDKVYWGAQTQRSLGNFKINQPQDRMPPPIVRAFGVLKGAAATVNMNFGLDPKLGKAIQQAASEVASLKLVDHFPLVVWQTGSGTQSNMNANEVISNRAIEILGGQMGSKKPVHPNDHVNMSASSNDTFPTVMHIAAVLDFEESLLPALKNLHQAMKHKQEQFEHIIKIGRTHLQDATPLTLGQEFSGYVTQLEYGIQRIESSLPRLRMLAQGGTAVGTGLNTFKGFDEMIAQEVSKLTGKQFITAPNKFEALAAHDAVVEAHGQLNTLATSLFKIAQDIRFLGSGPRCGLGELNLPENEPGSSIMPGKVNPTQCESLTMLCCQVFGNQAATTFAGSQGNFELNVFKPVMIRNLLHSSRLLADGMNSFREHLVLGLEANEAKISSIMKESLMLVTCLNPVIGYDMASKVAKNAHKRGITLKESAMELEALSSEKFDEIVRPELMIAPKDVQKK, encoded by the coding sequence ATGCTGCGTACAGCGACTGCCAGACTGCCCGGCGCAGAAGTTCGAGCTCTGTCTTTCTCGCCTGCAACTGGAAGCTCTCTCCAGGCCCCCGCAAGAAGCTTCACTACTGCACCCTCGACGTCCATAATCCGCATACCAGCTCGTCCCAGACAATCGACACCTCCCTCCACTGCCTCCGCCTCCGCTTCCGCCAGGACGTTCACGAGCACCGCCAAGATGGGACGCAAAGAGAGTGATGCATTCGGCGAGGTCGAGGTCGACGACAAGGTCTACTGGGGAGCCCAGACACAACGCTCCCTAGGCAACTTCAAGATCAACCAGCCACAAGACCGCATGCCACCGCCCATCGTGCGCGCGTTCGGTGTCTTGAAGGGTGCCGCTGCTACCGTGAACATGAATTTCGGCCTGGACCCCAAGCTGGGCAAGGCCATCCAGCAAGCCGCCAGCGAGGTCGCGTCGCTCAAGCTGGTCGATCACTTCCCTCTGGTCGTGTGGCAGACTGGATCCGGTACACAATCGAACATGAATGCAAACGAGGTCATCTCCAACAGAGCCATTGAGATTCTTGGTGGTCAGATGGGCAGCAAGAAGCCTGTGCACCCCAACGACCATGTCAACATGTCTGCCTCCTCCAACGACACCTTCCCAACTGTGATGCACATTGCCGCTGTGCTGGACTTTGAGGAGTCGCTCTTGCCAGCATTGAAGAACCTGCATCAAGCCATGAAGCATAAGCAGGAGCAATTTGAGCACATCATCAAGATTGGTCGTACGCACTTGCAGGATGCCACACCACTCACGCTTGGTCAGGAGTTCAGTGGATACGTCACACAGCTTGAGTACGGCATCCAGCGCATTGAGTCCTCGTTGCCACGTCTAAGGATGCTTGCGCAAGGTGGAACCGCCGTCGGTACCGGCCTCAACACCTTCAAGGGCTTCGACGAGATGATTGCACAGGAGGTCAGCAAGCTGACTGGAAAGCAATTCATCACAGCACCCAACAAGTTTGAGGCATTGGCTGCTCATGACGCTGTTGTCGAGGCTCATGGTCAACTCAACACTCTCGCCACATCGTTGTTCAAGATTGCGCAGGACATCCGCTTCCTCGGCTCTGGCCCACGATGCGGTCTCGGCGAGCTTAATCTGCCGGAGAACGAGCCAGGCAGCTCGATCATGCCTGGCAAAGTAAACCCAACCCAATGCGAGAGCTTGACGATGCTTTGCTGTCAAGTATTTGGCAACCAGGCAGCCACGACATTCGCTGGCTCGCAGGGCAATTTCGAGCTCAACGTCTTCAAGCCTGTCATGATCCGCAACCTGCTGCACTCTTCCCGTCTGCTTGCCGACGGCATGAACAGCTTCCGCGAGCACCTGGTTCTGGGACTTGAGGCCAACGAGGCGAAGATCTCAAGTATAATGAAGGAAAGTCTGATGCTGGTTACCTGCCTGAACCCCGTGATAGGATATGACATGGCTTCCAAGGTCGCCAAAAACGCGCACAAGAGAGGTATCACGTTGAAGGAGAGTGCCATGGAGCTGGAAGCGCTCAGCAGCGAGAAGTTCGATGAGATTGTTCGTCCGGAACTGATGATCGCACCAAAGGATGTGCAGAAGAAGTAA
- a CDS encoding putative GTP cyclohydrolase-2 codes for MPDFPSIASPAITPIASPKPQHHDHNVSDLQLDNDFSTHSAHPPPLVSPAFTPPHTPFANGQRHDRLPTSVPTTARDAASEHGAPKLLERLPEVQCEVRARIPTTTGQEMFLHLYHNSADNKEHLAIVFGPHIRSQSLDAPRPGESERDRMIRGAYTGTLFPGRTHSRLGQIRQDAGVAVRPPVIASGAQIDTSNSISTTASSGSSAQEDWSYSSYPSELGPPLVRIHSECYTGETVWSARCDCGEQLDEAARLMSLPAATPSGSPAVEHAPEARLPSCGGVIVYLRQEGRGIGLLSKLKAYNLQDLGHDTMEANILLRHPGDARSYGLATAILLDLGLGGERGIRLLTNNPEKIRAVEGPNREVRVTERVPMIPLAWKTDGKEGINSPEVEKYISTKIEKFKHMFSST; via the coding sequence ATGCCCGATTTCCCATCTATTGCCTCGCCGGCCATAACGCCCATTGCCTCGCCGAAACCGCAGCATCATGACCACAATGTATCCGACTTGCAGCTGGACAACGACTTCTCGACACACTCCGCTCACCCGCCGCCCTTAGTCAGTCCCGCCTTCACACCTCCACACACGCCCTTTGCAAACGGTCAGCGACACGACAGACTGCCCACGAGTGTGCCTACTACCGCGCGTGACGCCGCGAGCGAACATGGCGCTCCGAAACTGCTGGAACGTTTACCCGAGGTGCAATGCGAGGTTCGCGCCAGAATTCCGACCACCACCGGCCAGGAGATGTTTCTCCACTTGTACCACAACAGTGCAGATAATAAAGAGCACCTAGCGATTGTGTTTGGACCACATATACGTAGCCAAAGTCTTGACGCTCCGCGACCTGGGGAATCGGAAAGAGACCGCATGATCAGAGGCGCATATACAGGCACGCTATTTCCCGGGCGCACGCATAGCAGATTGGGCCAGATACGGCAGGATGCAGGCGTTGCCGTAAGGCCGCCCGTCATTGCATCGGGAGCGCAGATCGACACTTCAAACAGCATATCCACGACTGCAAGCTCGGGGTCATCTGCGCAAGAAGACTGGAGCTATTCCTCATACCCATCGGAATTGGGCCCACCACTTGTTCGCATACATTCGGAGTGCTACACTGGGGAGACTGTTTGGTCAGCGCGATGCGATTGTGGTGAGCAGCTGGACGAGGCGGCACGATTGATGTCTTTGCCTGCGGCGACGCCAAGCGGCTCCCCAGCTGTAGAACATGCCCCTGAGGCAAGGCTACCTTCTTGTGGCGGAGTCATTGTCTACCTCCGACAAGAGGGACGTGGCATTGGCTTGTTGAGTAAGCTGAAGGCCTACAATCTCCAGGATTTGGGTCATGACACAATGGAAGCGAACATTCTTCTACGACACCCTGGTGATGCTCGATCATACGGTCTAGCCACTGCGATATTGCTGGACCTCGGACTAGGCGGCGAACGGGGCATCCGTCTTCTTACCAACAACCCGGAGAAGATCCGAGCTGTCGAAGGGCCTAACCGTGAGGTTCGCGTTACCGAAAGAGTGCCGATGATTCCTCTTGCGTGGAAAACGGATGGCAAGGAAGGCATCAACAGTCCGGAAGTCGAAAAGTACATTTCGACCAAGATCGAAAAGTTCAAGCATATGTTCTCGAGCACTTGA
- a CDS encoding FAD-dependent monooxygenase OpS4 produces the protein MTPNVARLLIKYGIDKVIGDDLVQFSELNLRRKDGSKVGHTGIKDVEEVTGFPWWLVHRHHLHNGLVVVARKEKVNLITDSRVAKLESKQDGRVEVVTEKGTRHMFGLLIESDGVQSIVRKTLFPDVKPRPPTTNSAYRAMVPYEEVRKDPLTRELVEDDSGRLKKTMEVWMAPLGYIISYPISNAKDFNMVLSHFHDPPVDKVCEVSIDEVKEQYKEYDPRIKRMVEKICPPISRWPLLLTGPLPSWSNAEKNIVLIGDAAHSM, from the exons ATGACCCCCAACGTGGCAAGATTGCTTATCAAATATGGGATCGATAAAGTTATAGGAGACGATTTGGTCCAATTCTCGGAGCTGAATCTGCGGCGAAAGGACGGCAGCAAGGTCGGGCATACTGGCATCAAGGACGTGGAAGAAGTCACTGGCTTTCCATGGTGGCTCGTCCACAGACACCATCTGCATAACGGCTTGGTCGTGGTAGCCAGGAAGGAGAAAGTTAACTTGATCACGGACAGCAGGGTAGCCAAGCTAGAGAGCAAGCAAGATGGTAGAGTGGAAGTTGTGACAGAAAAGGGAACTCGTCACATGTTCGGTCTTTTGATTGAGTCAGATGGTGTGCAGTCAATCGTACGCAAGACTCTCTTCCCAGATGTGAAACCGCGACCGCCGACTACCAATTCCGCCTACCGGGCGATGGTGCCCTACGAAGAAGTTCGAAAAGATCCCCTGACTCGCGAGCTGGTAGAGGATGATAGTGGCAGGCTGAAAAAGACCATGGAAGTGTGGATGGCACCATTGGGATACA TCATTTCATATCCAATCTCGAATGCGAAGGACTTCAACATGGTTCTAAGCCACTTCCACGATCCGCCCGTAGATAAAGTCTGTGAGGTCAGCATTGATGAGGTTAAGGAGCAATACAAAGAGTACGATCCTCGAATCAAGAGGATGGTCGAAAAGATTTGCCCTCCCATCTCACGCTGGCCATTGCTGCTCACTGGGCCATTACCTTCATGGTCGAACGCCGAGAAGAATATCGTCTTGATCGGCGATGCAGCACATTCCATGTAA